ACTGTGAAGCGTACTTGCTCGCGGCCTTGGCCGAGATCCTGCCGGCCAAGGCAACGCCGATCCTGGTCACCGATGCGGGCTTTCGCAATCCTTGGTTCAAGGCGGTCGAGGCGCGTGGTTGGTACTACGTTGGCCGGGTTCGCAGCCCCACTCGCTGCCAGGTGTCTGGCGACGCGTGGCGGCCAGTGACCGCCTTGTTTCAACAAGCGAGCGCGGTACCGCAAGCGCTGGGTTCCGTCCAGATCGCCGAGAGCAACCCGCTGACCACCCGCATGGTGCTTTATCATCGGCCGCCGAAGGGGCGCAGACATCGCAATAAGCGAGGTCAGGTCTCCCAGGGCGGCCACAGTCGGGCGATGGCCCAGCGCCAGAAGGAGCCCTGGGTGCTGGTCAGCAACCTGCCGGAGCGCTCCTCGCTGGCGGACAAGCTGGTCGCTATCTACCGGCAGCGCATGCAGATTGAAGAAGGCTTCCGTGACATCAAGAGCCCCTTGTTTGGCCTGGGCTTCGGCATGCACCAATCTCGCCAGGGCAAACGCATCGAGATCCTGCTGCTGATCGCGATGCTGGCCGGCCTGCATGTCCGTACAGCGGTCAACAGCGGCGCTACCAGAGCAACAGTATCCGGCACCGGAACGTGCTCTCCGTGTGGCGGTTAGGCCTGGAATGGCTGCGGCGTCATCGTGCCGGTGCGGCTCCTTGGCCCGCCTGGAGAACACTTCGAGCAAGCCTTTGGGAGGAGGTCAGGGGGCAGGCCTTATGCGACGGATAGCCGAAGTTCGTGGGGATCCCTCAGGGACGGACCCCGATTCCCGACCCCGATTCCCCTTTAACATGGTGGATTTACCGGCTGTAGCCACCTTTATCGATGGCCAAGCGCCGCTACCGCATCAACACTTGGTCCACATAGCTTCCATCCTGCAGGCTCTCGATTGTCATTTTGGCCATCTCCGCTTCCATCTCACCCTCGGCCCTTTCCTGCTCAAGATATGCCTCGACCAGCTCTGGAGCAGCCTGGCTGTCAGCCAGGATAGCCGCGCCCACCCAGTTGGCAGGGATTTGGCTGTCTTTACTATGCTGCTCGGCGTAACTTTCCTCGACCGCTGAGTAGCACTCCTTCCCGGTGTCATCACCCTCGACTTCCTCTATCAGCATGCAGCGAAAAAGTGGTAGTGAGTCATTGCTCAGCGCAATGTCGTAAGCGCTTTCCACATCGCGTAGTGCGAGCTTGTAGTTCTGCTGGTAGACGGCGATCTGCGCT
The Halomonas sp. M4R1S46 DNA segment above includes these coding regions:
- a CDS encoding IS4 family transposase, with product MPFAGRSLPIFEKVHHKDGCQHCEAYLLAALAEILPAKATPILVTDAGFRNPWFKAVEARGWYYVGRVRSPTRCQVSGDAWRPVTALFQQASAVPQALGSVQIAESNPLTTRMVLYHRPPKGRRHRNKRGQVSQGGHSRAMAQRQKEPWVLVSNLPERSSLADKLVAIYRQRMQIEEGFRDIKSPLFGLGFGMHQSRQGKRIEILLLIAMLAGLHVRTAVNSGATRATVSGTGTCSPCGG